One window of the Helicoverpa zea isolate HzStark_Cry1AcR chromosome 7, ilHelZeax1.1, whole genome shotgun sequence genome contains the following:
- the LOC124631828 gene encoding uncharacterized protein LOC124631828 isoform X2: MKVFCVFLLVSFSYGLPTDSEVTKLSAPNLTHLTAMESDGGYSEVINWDAVVSDDASDPIVGYKVNIWEVKKIKSTKYSYVNGTLQKTEEEKEPPIDFDNGAEGTPTVLLTPANQTEVTYNIKLHVNYEIRIQAYTKSIDGPLSYPVRLRLG, translated from the exons ATGAAGGTTTTCTGCGTGTTCCTGTTGGTAAGCTTTTCCTATGGTCTTCCGACGGATAGTGAGGTGACCAAGCTGTCAGCTCCTAACTTGACACACCTTACAGCAATGGAATCGGATGGTGGTTATTCGGAGGTAATAAATTGGGATGCAGTAGTTAGTGACGATGCATCTGATCCCATTGTCGGGTATAAG GTAAACATATGGGAAGTTAAAAAGATAAAATCCACGAAATACTCATATGTCAATGGGACATTACAAAAgacagaagaagaaaaagaaccG CCGATTGACTTCGACAACGGTGCTGAAGGCACACCTACCGTACTCCTGACTCCTGCGAACCAAACAGAGGTCACTTACAATATTAAGCTCCACGTGAACTATGAGATCAGGATACAAGCCTACACGAAGAGTATTGACGGACCTCTGTCTTATCCTGTTAGGCTACGACTTGGTTGA